One window of Quercus robur chromosome 5, dhQueRobu3.1, whole genome shotgun sequence genomic DNA carries:
- the LOC126725962 gene encoding pentatricopeptide repeat-containing protein At2g33760: MEAKQLQSEEQLYPLHREPQSQSHSPAYQALLRAGPRVRPLQQVHAQIIVLGKYRNLAIITKLLTLACAAGSISYTRCLFLTVPNPDSFLFNSLIKGSSKFAFSNDAIFFYRRMLLANISPSNYTFTSVIKACADLSASRLGRGIHSHVLVCGYGSDSFVQAALVTFYAKTGDLEVARKLFDKMPERTVVAWNSMISGYEQNGFSKEAIGLFYQMREWGIKPDSTTFVSVLSACAQLGAIGLGCWVHDYVISNGFDVKVVLGTSFINMFSRCGNVTKAREVFDLMSEWNVIAWTAMISGYGMHGYGKEAMELFGKMRIHGPRPNNVTFVAVLSACAHAGLIQEGRCAFGSMRKEFGLVPGVEHHVCMVDMFGRAGLLNDAHAFIKELNPRELTPAIWTAMLGACKMHKNFDLGVEVAEHLLAVEPENPGHYVLLSNIYAVTGKMDRVELVRNLMIQRGLKKQVGYSTIEVDQKTYLFSMGDKSHPETNEVYRYLDKLMSRCREAGYVPAPESVMHELEEEEREYALRYHSEKLAIAFGLLKTSSGVAIRIVKNLRMCEDCHSAIKYISIVSNREIIIRDKLRFHHFNDGSCSCLDYW, from the coding sequence ATGGAGGCCAAACAACTCCAATCAGAGGAACAACTTTACCCTCTACACAGAGAGCCGCAATCACAATCACACTCTCCAGCCTACCAAGCTCTTCTCAGAGCAGGTCCACGTGTCAGGCCCCTCCAACAAGTCCACGCTCAAATCATCGTCTTAGGCAAGTACCGAAATCTAGCCATTATCACCAAGCTCCTCACGCTAGCTTGTGCCGCTGGCTCAATATCCTACACTCGCTGTCTCTTCCTCACTGTTCCAAACCCAGACTCTTTTCTCTTCAACTCTCTCATCAAAGGCTCCTCCAAATTCGCCTTCTCAAACGACGCCATCTTCTTCTACCGCCGGATGCTCCTCGCGAATATTTCGCCTTCGAATTATACTTTCACGTCCGTGATCAAAGCGTGTGCCGATCTTTCTGCTTCCAGACTGGGTAGAGGGATTCATTCCCATGTTTTGGTTTGTGGGTATGGCTCGGATTCCTTTGTTCAGGCTGCACTTGTTACATTCTATGCAAAGACTGGTGATTTGGAAGTTGCCCGgaaattgtttgataaaatgccggAAAGAACGGTTGTGGCATGGAATTCGATGATTTCGGGGTACGAGCAAAATGGGTTTTCAAAGGAAGCGATTGGGTTATTTTATCAGATGCGGGAGTGGGGCATTAAGCCCGACTCGACAACGTTTGTGAGTGTATTGTCGGCTTGTGCTCAGTTGGGGGCAATTGGTTTGGGTTGTTGGGTACATGATTATGTTATTAGTAATGGTTTTGACGTCAAGGTGGTTCTTGGTACTTCTTTCATTAATATGTTTTCTAGATGTGGGAATGTGACCAAAGCTCGAGAAGTTTTTGATTTGATGAGTGAATGGAATGTTATTGCTTGGACAGCTATGATTTCCGGGTATGGAATGCATGGTTATGGTAAAGAAGCAATGGAGCTCTTTGGAAAAATGAGAATTCACGGTCCACGTCCTAATAATGTCACATTTGTTGCTGTCCTGTCAGCATGTGCTCATGCAGGACTTATTCAGGAAGGGCGCTGCGCCTTTGGATCTATGAGGAAAGAGTTTGGTTTGGTGCCTGGAGTGGAACATCATGTTTGCATGGTTGATATGTTTGGGCGTGCTGGGCTTCTCAATGATGCCCATGCTTTTATCAAAGAATTGAATCCTAGGGAGCTAACTCCAGCAATTTGGACTGCAATGCTTGGGGCTTGCAAGATGCATAAGAATTTTGATCTTGGAGTGGAAGTTGCTGAGCATCTCTTAGCTGTAGAACCAGAAAATCCAGGTCATTATGTTTTGCTTTCAAATATATATGCAGTGACTGGTAAGATGGATCGAGTGGAGTTGGTTAGAAACCTGATGATCCAAAGAGGCCTAAAGAAGCAAGTTGGCTATAGCACAATAGAGGTTGACCAGAAGACTTATTTGTTTAGCATGGGTGACAAGTCCCACCCCGAGACAAATGAAGTTTATCGGTATTTAGACAAATTGATGTCGCGGTGTAGAGAAGCAGGATATGTACCTGCACCTGAGTCGGTGATGCATGAGTTGGAAGAAGAGGAGAGGGAATATGCTCTTAGATACCATAGTGAGAAGCTTGCAATAGCGTTTGGGTTATTGAAAACCAGCAGCGGTGTAGCCATCAGGATTGTGAAAAACCTTAGAATGTGTGAGGATTGTCATTCAGCAATTAAGTACATCTCAATTGTTTCTAACAGAGAAATTATCATCCGGGATAAGCTTCGTTTCCATCACTTTAATGATGGTTCATGTTCTTGTCTCGATTACTGGTGA